The Deltaproteobacteria bacterium genome contains a region encoding:
- a CDS encoding mercuric reductase, whose product MSESMPEPVAVSPMDAHNRTLVANVHPADRPNPEPAPRYNLVVIGAGTAGLVTAAGAAALGAKVALIERHHLGGDCLNVGCVPSKCVIRSSRVIGELRDAAQLGIAVPPGAQADFAAVMARMRKLRAQISHHDSVDRFQRELGIDVFLGQARFSGPDTVEVDGKTLRFKRTVIASGARAVHPPVEGLAATGFLTNETIFNLTELPRRLAVIGGGPIGCELSQAFRRLGSEVTIIEMAPQFLVREDPDAAKILADTFQREGIHVKLNTGLASVTRAGNDKILHLTNGNTTETLAVDEILVGVGRAPNVEGLNLEGVGVKYSKRGIEVNDNLQTTNPRIYAAGDICMDTKFTHAADFAARIVIQNTLFFGRKKLSGLVMPWCTYTDPEIAHVGMYERDATQRGIAVDTFIMPLREVDRAVADGDEDGFAKVHVKKGTDQILGATVVARHAGEMINEITLAIVGKIGLGTIANVIHPYPTQAEAIRKLGDAYNRTRLTPFVKRLFQRWLAWTR is encoded by the coding sequence ATGAGCGAGTCGATGCCCGAGCCGGTCGCCGTGTCGCCGATGGATGCGCACAACCGGACGTTAGTGGCCAACGTGCACCCGGCCGACCGACCGAACCCCGAACCGGCGCCGCGCTACAATCTCGTGGTGATCGGCGCCGGCACCGCCGGATTGGTGACCGCGGCGGGCGCCGCCGCCCTCGGGGCCAAGGTCGCGCTGATCGAACGGCATCATCTTGGTGGCGATTGCCTCAACGTCGGCTGCGTGCCCTCGAAGTGCGTGATTCGTTCCTCGCGGGTCATCGGCGAGCTGCGTGATGCGGCGCAGCTCGGCATCGCCGTCCCTCCTGGCGCGCAGGCCGACTTCGCCGCGGTGATGGCGCGCATGCGCAAACTGCGCGCGCAGATCAGCCACCACGATTCGGTCGACCGGTTTCAGCGCGAACTCGGCATCGACGTCTTCCTCGGCCAGGCTCGCTTCAGCGGCCCCGACACGGTCGAAGTCGATGGCAAGACGCTGCGCTTCAAGCGAACGGTGATCGCTTCGGGCGCGCGCGCAGTTCATCCACCGGTGGAGGGATTGGCCGCAACCGGTTTCCTCACCAACGAGACGATATTCAACCTGACCGAGCTGCCGCGCCGCTTGGCGGTGATTGGCGGCGGGCCCATCGGCTGCGAGTTGTCGCAAGCGTTTCGGCGCTTGGGGTCAGAGGTCACGATCATCGAGATGGCGCCGCAGTTCCTCGTCCGCGAAGATCCTGACGCCGCCAAGATCCTCGCCGACACCTTCCAGCGCGAAGGCATTCACGTGAAGCTCAACACTGGGCTGGCGAGCGTGACCCGCGCGGGAAACGACAAGATCCTCCATCTCACCAATGGCAACACCACGGAGACCTTGGCCGTCGATGAGATCCTCGTCGGCGTCGGGCGCGCGCCCAACGTCGAGGGACTCAACCTCGAAGGCGTGGGCGTGAAATACAGCAAGCGCGGCATCGAGGTGAACGACAATTTACAGACCACCAATCCACGCATCTACGCGGCCGGCGACATCTGCATGGACACCAAGTTCACCCACGCCGCGGACTTTGCCGCCCGCATCGTGATTCAGAACACGCTGTTCTTCGGCCGCAAGAAGCTCAGCGGTCTGGTGATGCCGTGGTGTACCTACACCGACCCGGAGATCGCGCATGTCGGGATGTACGAGCGCGATGCGACGCAGCGGGGGATTGCGGTCGACACGTTCATCATGCCGCTGCGCGAAGTCGATCGCGCGGTCGCCGACGGGGACGAGGACGGGTTTGCGAAGGTTCACGTTAAGAAGGGCACGGACCAGATATTGGGCGCGACGGTGGTGGCGCGGCATGCCGGAGAGATGATCAACGAGATCACCCTGGCGATCGTCGGCAAGATCGGCCTCGGCACCATCGCCAACGTGATTCATCCGTATCCAACCCAAGCCGAGGCCATCCGCAAACTCGGCGACGCCTACAACCGCACGCGACTGACGCCGTTCGTCAAACGCTTGTTCCAGCGTTGGCTGGCCTGGACGCGCTAA
- a CDS encoding zf-HC2 domain-containing protein, translating into MTCKELTELIIDYVEGDLPSPVLATFEAHLAACPECVAYLQSYRETIALGRAAATASDDSASADVPEELVQAIVAAHAKQRG; encoded by the coding sequence ATGACTTGCAAGGAATTAACTGAGCTCATCATCGACTACGTCGAAGGCGACCTGCCGTCGCCGGTGCTTGCCACCTTCGAAGCGCACCTCGCCGCGTGTCCGGAGTGCGTGGCGTATCTGCAGAGTTATCGTGAGACCATCGCGCTCGGTCGAGCGGCCGCGACGGCGTCCGACGACTCAGCCAGTGCCGATGTGCCCGAGGAACTGGTGCAAGCGATCGTCGCGGCTCACGCAAAACAGCGTGGCTGA
- a CDS encoding type II toxin-antitoxin system VapC family toxin codes for MIVVDTNVLAYHWLPGRRASATEALARLDMEWAAPLLWRSEFRNVLAGYIRSGRLSVAEAERAVRHAASSLLGGEHVVADEAVLGLVTRSKCSAYDCEFVALADALNTVLVTDDKALLAAFPKLCRSLDDAIQGRLPS; via the coding sequence GTGATCGTCGTCGATACCAACGTACTCGCCTACCATTGGCTGCCCGGTCGCAGGGCGAGCGCGACAGAGGCATTGGCCCGACTCGATATGGAGTGGGCGGCACCGCTGCTGTGGCGATCGGAGTTCCGGAATGTCCTGGCGGGTTATATCCGCTCGGGCCGCCTGTCGGTCGCAGAGGCCGAACGCGCGGTGCGCCATGCCGCGAGCTCCCTGCTTGGCGGTGAGCACGTAGTGGCCGACGAGGCCGTGCTGGGCTTGGTCACCCGCTCCAAATGCTCCGCCTACGATTGCGAATTTGTGGCGCTGGCCGACGCACTCAACACGGTGCTCGTCACCGACGACAAGGCTCTGCTCGCTGCTTTTCCCAAACTCTGCCGCTCCCTCGACGACGCCATCCAAGGTCGCCTCCCCTCGTGA
- a CDS encoding redoxin domain-containing protein: MFQRMVVIAAVFMSAIIPLSAAADVGMPAPEIAASRWLNSTPKSIAELKGRVALIHFWTFGCYNCRNVEPHVKEWHRQYAERGLTVIGVHTPETAYERDVANVERYLHDHDIQYPIAIDGDFTTWKRYATTAWPTWYLIDKRGILRHVHVGEGAYAETEHEIQSLLSED; encoded by the coding sequence GTGTTCCAGCGAATGGTGGTGATCGCAGCCGTGTTCATGTCGGCGATCATTCCACTTTCCGCCGCCGCGGATGTCGGCATGCCGGCTCCCGAGATTGCGGCGAGCCGTTGGCTCAACTCGACACCCAAGAGCATCGCCGAACTGAAGGGGCGCGTGGCGCTGATCCACTTCTGGACCTTCGGTTGTTACAACTGCCGTAACGTCGAGCCCCACGTGAAGGAGTGGCACCGGCAGTACGCTGAGCGTGGGTTGACGGTCATCGGTGTGCACACACCGGAAACCGCCTACGAACGCGACGTCGCGAACGTCGAGCGCTACCTTCACGATCACGACATTCAGTATCCGATCGCGATCGATGGCGACTTCACCACCTGGAAGCGCTACGCGACCACCGCCTGGCCGACTTGGTATCTGATCGACAAGCGAGGCATCCTCCGACATGTGCACGTTGGTGAGGGCGCCTATGCCGAGACTGAGCACGAGATTCAGTCGCTGCTATCCGAGGATTGA
- a CDS encoding nuclear transport factor 2 family protein, whose product MPPPIRPPFTAATARAKVQAAEDAWNTRDPEVVARAYSEDSQWRNRTEFFVGRAAIKSFLHRKWTKELDYRLMKELWTFTGNRISVRFEYEWRDADTDQWFRTHGNEHWEFDGDGLMRRRDMSANDIPIQECDRRYRAPTVQ is encoded by the coding sequence ATGCCACCACCAATTCGTCCGCCGTTCACCGCCGCCACGGCCCGCGCCAAGGTGCAGGCGGCGGAGGACGCCTGGAATACACGCGATCCGGAAGTCGTCGCGCGGGCCTACAGTGAAGATTCGCAGTGGCGCAATCGCACGGAATTTTTCGTCGGGCGCGCGGCGATCAAATCCTTCTTGCACCGCAAGTGGACCAAGGAGCTCGACTACCGTCTGATGAAAGAATTGTGGACGTTTACCGGCAACCGCATCTCCGTGCGCTTCGAGTACGAGTGGCGCGACGCCGATACCGATCAATGGTTCCGCACCCACGGCAACGAGCATTGGGAATTCGACGGCGACGGCCTCATGCGGCGCCGCGACATGAGCGCCAACGACATTCCGATTCAGGAATGCGATCGGCGCTATCGGGCGCCAACGGTCCAGTGA
- a CDS encoding MOSC N-terminal beta barrel domain-containing protein yields MWVAELWRYPVKSMAGEPLRTAEIQADGIRGDRVVQVRNDMSGRTVTSRNRPGLLGHQGRLDANGEPLVDGRPWRSAEVARDVVAAAGDGTRLVHFDGTERFDILPLLVATDGAIAAFGYDRRRLRPNIVVGGVPGLAERGWEGRVLRMGTVVIGVQDLRQRCIMTTFDPDTLDQDVEVLKHIHREFGGALALNCSVLRGGTLSVGDAVELLDHSPQ; encoded by the coding sequence ATGTGGGTTGCTGAACTCTGGCGCTATCCGGTGAAGTCGATGGCCGGCGAACCACTGCGCACCGCGGAGATTCAGGCCGACGGCATCCGCGGCGATCGAGTCGTCCAGGTGCGTAACGACATGTCGGGACGCACCGTAACCTCCCGCAACCGACCAGGGCTCCTCGGTCATCAGGGGCGGCTCGACGCCAACGGCGAACCACTCGTCGATGGGCGACCGTGGAGGAGCGCCGAAGTCGCGCGCGACGTTGTCGCGGCGGCGGGCGATGGGACGCGGCTGGTTCATTTCGACGGCACCGAACGCTTCGACATCTTGCCGCTCCTGGTGGCCACCGACGGCGCGATCGCGGCGTTCGGCTACGACCGTCGCCGCCTGCGTCCCAATATCGTCGTCGGTGGTGTTCCGGGTCTGGCCGAGCGCGGGTGGGAAGGGCGCGTCCTGCGCATGGGCACTGTCGTCATCGGCGTGCAGGATCTGCGGCAGCGTTGCATCATGACGACCTTCGACCCTGACACCCTCGATCAGGATGTCGAGGTGCTCAAGCACATCCACCGCGAGTTCGGCGGCGCGCTCGCGCTCAATTGCTCCGTGCTGCGCGGCGGCACGCTGTCGGTCGGCGATGCGGTCGAACTTCTCGATCATTCGCCTCAGTGA